TAGATACTTGTTCCCTATCAGGAAGGCCGGCACTTTCACGATCGTGCAAGCTGACCAAAGCGGTCCATAGTACATCTCTGTTGAGGCACACCGCCTCAAAACTATCGTGTGAAGTAATGCAAGACAGGTCTAGGACGGAATGTCCGGGACAACAGCTAAGTTAGTTCGATCTTTCTGACGAATTTTATACTATAATGGGATCAGGCCACAAATGGTTATTTCTAACAGTACAGAAAACGTTCTCTGTACATTAAATTTCTAAAGAATCAAATGGCCTTTATGAACGAGCAatctcaaaacaaagaaattaacaacAGTTTAATTCCATTACCACAGATTTATTACCACCTCATTTGTTTATACAAAAATAGCTTAAGAAACACGGCTTTTCGGGAAAAAAAAGCATCGATGACCTCTTTACATATACATTGCAGTGTACCTTCAacaattttggacaaaaatgtcAGCTCTTTACAGCAAACGCATTCTTTTTCACTCGGCATTGCAACACATCGTTCACATGAGCACCAAGACGTGTTTGACCGGCGATTCTCGTTTCCTTCATTTGAAACTgaatcttcttcttctccttcttcttcttctgcggCACTTTGTGGTTGTTCTTCGCTAGAAGAATACTCCGGCTCAAACTGATACGGCGAAATCTGCGACATGTTTACAATAAACACAGCATGGATCAGGTC
The genomic region above belongs to Montipora capricornis isolate CH-2021 chromosome 5, ASM3666992v2, whole genome shotgun sequence and contains:
- the LOC138048799 gene encoding P2X purinoceptor 7-like, with product MTYRGCSLQSADLIHAVFIVNMSQISPYQFEPEYSSSEEQPQSAAEEEEGEEEDSVSNEGNENRRSNTSWCSCERCVAMPSEKECVCCKELTFLSKIVEDLSCITSHDSFEAVCLNRDVLWTALVSLHDRESAGLPDREQVSNRSLRYAAYRQFTWWAHGYLGKNIRRVIPSCAVKKIRATFPAPDGMYTGYIAGDDDDSSFDSELDEAWRDFLNI